In Cheilinus undulatus linkage group 14, ASM1832078v1, whole genome shotgun sequence, a genomic segment contains:
- the ccdc167 gene encoding coiled-coil domain-containing protein 167 — MPKLKDKRREKISVATEIDRLEDRKARCQDNLERAEFKSRKEKLSERERQELEDEMALMNERVQKLDKELEMLRGENRKNMLLSVALLVISVLFYYAFFYNEEDS, encoded by the exons atgccaaaattaaaaGACAAGAGACGAGAGAAAATCAGCGTGGCCACTGAG ATTGACCGTTTGGAGGACCGGAAGGCGCGTTGCCAagacaacctggagagggcTGAATTCAAAAGCAGGAAGGAGAAACTCTCTGAGAGGGAAAG ACAGGAACTTGAAGATGAGATGGCATTGATGAATGAAAGAGTGCAAAAATTAG ACAAGGAGCTGGAAATGTTACGAGGAGAGAATCGAAAGAACATGCTGCTCTCAGTTGCTCTGCTGGTCATCAGTGTGCTCTTTTATTATGCCTTTTTCTACAATGAAGAAGATTCATAA
- the kif25 gene encoding kinesin-like protein KIF25 isoform X2 — MSIYTSFSVFPNNVHLLEHKLRSKEERILELETENAILHLRLSECQGKLRREPEEDDKALTHHQHQRNAQKITRSALAKLLSGVQAVKQDLSELFAVYLSFATELEEKSKQLLGKVAQASCSPTGHQREDLQSLQAHVAVLERSLEEERERCRAERQRRKDLHNRLVELRGNIRVHCRVRPVLPFDHTDASTSASGLSEEVVSAFSDDTVMVNCIKTGMAVHNKMFEFERVHGPEDSQDSVFEEVKPLLTSLLDGYNVCIMAYGQTGSGKTHTMMGSRPLEENSGTQQGIIPKAAAELFRLISEKPAESHTVEVSVMEVYNNEVFDLLARDELGCATGQRRDVITTSSGTIQVTSLMHIPVCNASEVMQIISSVLKLRTHCQTLIHPDSSRSHLIVTLTISSKSPNALALARRLQRAKKDMQRSTQKEFWSPRCRRANPTAQHSSDELLASSSSSPCPSPSLSPCPSPRPSISQAPFKTKLQLVDLAGSECVGMSGVSGAALWEVSCINRSLSALADVLGALAEQRPHVPYRNTKLTHLLQDAIGGDAKLLLMLCVSPTQRYITESLQSLGLGSRARQVQKEPRRKSNTLKV, encoded by the exons ATGTCAATTTATACGTCCTTCTCGGTCTTTCCTAATAAT GTCCACCTGCTCGAGCACAAACTCAGG aGCAAAGAGGAGCGAATACTGGAACTGGAGACAGAAAATGCTATTCTACATTTGAGACTTTCTGAG TGTCAGGGGAAACTCCGCCGGGAACCAGAAGAGGATGACAAGGCCCTGACCCATCATCAGCACCAGAGGAATGCACAGAAAATAACCCGGTCTGCACTCGCCAAACTCCTCTCTGGTGTCCAG GCTGTGAAGCAGGACCTGAGTGAACTTTTTGCAGTTTATTTGAGCTTTGCCACTGAGCTGGAGGAGAAGAGCAAGCAGCTGCTGGGGAAAGTTGCACAAGCCAGCTGTTCTCCAACTGGTCACCAGAGAGAGGATCTTCAGA GCTTGCAGGCTCATGTTGCTGTCCTGGAGCGCTctctggaggaggagagagagaggtgcagggcagagaggcagaggaggaaagATCTTCACAACAGACTGGTG GAGCTGAGAGGAAACATCAGGGTTCACTGCAGAGTGCGACCAGTTCTTCCTTTTGACCACACAGACGCCTCCACTTCTGCCTCAGG GCTATCAGAGGAGGTAGTCTCTGCATTCAGTGAT gacACAGTGATGGTGAATTGTATAAAAACAGGGATGGCAGTGCACAACAAGATGTTTGAATTTGAGAG AGTGCATGGACCAGAGGATTCCCAGGATTCTGTGTTTGAGGAGGTGAAGCCACTTCTCACATCCCTGCTGGACGG CTATAATGTGTGCATCATGGCATACGGGCAGACGGGCAGTGGGAAAACACACACCATGATGGGATCTCGGCCGCTGGAAGAGAATTCTGGGACACAGCAGGGGATCATCCCCAAGGCTGCTGCAGAGCTCTTCAG GCTCATCTCTGAGAAGCCCGCAGAAAGCCACACCGTGGAGGTGTCAGTGATGGAGGTGTACAACAATGAAGTGTTTGACCTCTTGGCCAGAGACGAGCTCGGCTGCGCCACCGGCCAGCGCAGGGACGTCATCACCACGTCCTCTGGTACCATCCAGGTCACCTCCCTCATGCACAT TCCAGTATGCAACGCCTCTGAGGTGATGCAGATCATCAGCAGTGTTTTAAAGCTCAGGACTCACTGCCAGACCCTCATCCACCCTGACTCCTCACGCTCACACCTCATTGTCACTCTCACCATTTCCTCCAAGAGCCCTAACGCTTTGGCCCTGG CCCGCAGGTTACAGAGAGCCAAGAAGGACATGCAGCGCTCCACCCAGAAGGAGTTCTGGAGTCCACGCTGTCGCCGTGCCAACCCCACTGCCCAGCACTCGTCTGATGAGCTCTTGGcaagctcctcctcctctccatgcCCCTCCCCTTCCCTTTCCCCATGCCCCTCCCCTAGGCCCAGCATCTCACAGGCTCCCTTCAAGACCAAACTGCAGCTGGTGGACCTGGCAGGGAGTGAGTGTGTTG GTATGTCTGGAGTTTCAGGTGCAGCTCTGTGGGAGGTGTCCTGTATAAACCgcagtctctctgctctggctgACGTCCTGGGAGCTTTGGCTGAACAGAGACCACATGTCCCGTACAGAAACACCAAACTTACTCATCTGCTGCAGGATGCCATAG GGGGCGATGCCAAGCTGCTGTTGATGCTATGCGTGTCCCCCACGCAGAGATACATCACAGAGTCTCTGCAGTCTCTGGGTTTAGGCTCGCGGGCCCGTCAGGTCCAGAAAGAGCCACGAAGGAAGAGCAACACCCTCAAAGTTTAG
- the kif25 gene encoding kinesin-like protein KIF25 isoform X1, with translation MPLFINRDQMFAHQVHLLEHKLRSKEERILELETENAILHLRLSECQGKLRREPEEDDKALTHHQHQRNAQKITRSALAKLLSGVQAVKQDLSELFAVYLSFATELEEKSKQLLGKVAQASCSPTGHQREDLQSLQAHVAVLERSLEEERERCRAERQRRKDLHNRLVELRGNIRVHCRVRPVLPFDHTDASTSASGLSEEVVSAFSDDTVMVNCIKTGMAVHNKMFEFERVHGPEDSQDSVFEEVKPLLTSLLDGYNVCIMAYGQTGSGKTHTMMGSRPLEENSGTQQGIIPKAAAELFRLISEKPAESHTVEVSVMEVYNNEVFDLLARDELGCATGQRRDVITTSSGTIQVTSLMHIPVCNASEVMQIISSVLKLRTHCQTLIHPDSSRSHLIVTLTISSKSPNALALARRLQRAKKDMQRSTQKEFWSPRCRRANPTAQHSSDELLASSSSSPCPSPSLSPCPSPRPSISQAPFKTKLQLVDLAGSECVGMSGVSGAALWEVSCINRSLSALADVLGALAEQRPHVPYRNTKLTHLLQDAIGGDAKLLLMLCVSPTQRYITESLQSLGLGSRARQVQKEPRRKSNTLKV, from the exons ATGCCTCTCTTTATAAACAGAGACCAAATGTTTGCTCATCAGGTCCACCTGCTCGAGCACAAACTCAGG aGCAAAGAGGAGCGAATACTGGAACTGGAGACAGAAAATGCTATTCTACATTTGAGACTTTCTGAG TGTCAGGGGAAACTCCGCCGGGAACCAGAAGAGGATGACAAGGCCCTGACCCATCATCAGCACCAGAGGAATGCACAGAAAATAACCCGGTCTGCACTCGCCAAACTCCTCTCTGGTGTCCAG GCTGTGAAGCAGGACCTGAGTGAACTTTTTGCAGTTTATTTGAGCTTTGCCACTGAGCTGGAGGAGAAGAGCAAGCAGCTGCTGGGGAAAGTTGCACAAGCCAGCTGTTCTCCAACTGGTCACCAGAGAGAGGATCTTCAGA GCTTGCAGGCTCATGTTGCTGTCCTGGAGCGCTctctggaggaggagagagagaggtgcagggcagagaggcagaggaggaaagATCTTCACAACAGACTGGTG GAGCTGAGAGGAAACATCAGGGTTCACTGCAGAGTGCGACCAGTTCTTCCTTTTGACCACACAGACGCCTCCACTTCTGCCTCAGG GCTATCAGAGGAGGTAGTCTCTGCATTCAGTGAT gacACAGTGATGGTGAATTGTATAAAAACAGGGATGGCAGTGCACAACAAGATGTTTGAATTTGAGAG AGTGCATGGACCAGAGGATTCCCAGGATTCTGTGTTTGAGGAGGTGAAGCCACTTCTCACATCCCTGCTGGACGG CTATAATGTGTGCATCATGGCATACGGGCAGACGGGCAGTGGGAAAACACACACCATGATGGGATCTCGGCCGCTGGAAGAGAATTCTGGGACACAGCAGGGGATCATCCCCAAGGCTGCTGCAGAGCTCTTCAG GCTCATCTCTGAGAAGCCCGCAGAAAGCCACACCGTGGAGGTGTCAGTGATGGAGGTGTACAACAATGAAGTGTTTGACCTCTTGGCCAGAGACGAGCTCGGCTGCGCCACCGGCCAGCGCAGGGACGTCATCACCACGTCCTCTGGTACCATCCAGGTCACCTCCCTCATGCACAT TCCAGTATGCAACGCCTCTGAGGTGATGCAGATCATCAGCAGTGTTTTAAAGCTCAGGACTCACTGCCAGACCCTCATCCACCCTGACTCCTCACGCTCACACCTCATTGTCACTCTCACCATTTCCTCCAAGAGCCCTAACGCTTTGGCCCTGG CCCGCAGGTTACAGAGAGCCAAGAAGGACATGCAGCGCTCCACCCAGAAGGAGTTCTGGAGTCCACGCTGTCGCCGTGCCAACCCCACTGCCCAGCACTCGTCTGATGAGCTCTTGGcaagctcctcctcctctccatgcCCCTCCCCTTCCCTTTCCCCATGCCCCTCCCCTAGGCCCAGCATCTCACAGGCTCCCTTCAAGACCAAACTGCAGCTGGTGGACCTGGCAGGGAGTGAGTGTGTTG GTATGTCTGGAGTTTCAGGTGCAGCTCTGTGGGAGGTGTCCTGTATAAACCgcagtctctctgctctggctgACGTCCTGGGAGCTTTGGCTGAACAGAGACCACATGTCCCGTACAGAAACACCAAACTTACTCATCTGCTGCAGGATGCCATAG GGGGCGATGCCAAGCTGCTGTTGATGCTATGCGTGTCCCCCACGCAGAGATACATCACAGAGTCTCTGCAGTCTCTGGGTTTAGGCTCGCGGGCCCGTCAGGTCCAGAAAGAGCCACGAAGGAAGAGCAACACCCTCAAAGTTTAG
- the kif25 gene encoding kinesin-like protein KIF25 isoform X3 — translation MVNCIKTGMAVHNKMFEFERVHGPEDSQDSVFEEVKPLLTSLLDGYNVCIMAYGQTGSGKTHTMMGSRPLEENSGTQQGIIPKAAAELFRLISEKPAESHTVEVSVMEVYNNEVFDLLARDELGCATGQRRDVITTSSGTIQVTSLMHIPVCNASEVMQIISSVLKLRTHCQTLIHPDSSRSHLIVTLTISSKSPNALALARRLQRAKKDMQRSTQKEFWSPRCRRANPTAQHSSDELLASSSSSPCPSPSLSPCPSPRPSISQAPFKTKLQLVDLAGSECVGMSGVSGAALWEVSCINRSLSALADVLGALAEQRPHVPYRNTKLTHLLQDAIGGDAKLLLMLCVSPTQRYITESLQSLGLGSRARQVQKEPRRKSNTLKV, via the exons ATGGTGAATTGTATAAAAACAGGGATGGCAGTGCACAACAAGATGTTTGAATTTGAGAG AGTGCATGGACCAGAGGATTCCCAGGATTCTGTGTTTGAGGAGGTGAAGCCACTTCTCACATCCCTGCTGGACGG CTATAATGTGTGCATCATGGCATACGGGCAGACGGGCAGTGGGAAAACACACACCATGATGGGATCTCGGCCGCTGGAAGAGAATTCTGGGACACAGCAGGGGATCATCCCCAAGGCTGCTGCAGAGCTCTTCAG GCTCATCTCTGAGAAGCCCGCAGAAAGCCACACCGTGGAGGTGTCAGTGATGGAGGTGTACAACAATGAAGTGTTTGACCTCTTGGCCAGAGACGAGCTCGGCTGCGCCACCGGCCAGCGCAGGGACGTCATCACCACGTCCTCTGGTACCATCCAGGTCACCTCCCTCATGCACAT TCCAGTATGCAACGCCTCTGAGGTGATGCAGATCATCAGCAGTGTTTTAAAGCTCAGGACTCACTGCCAGACCCTCATCCACCCTGACTCCTCACGCTCACACCTCATTGTCACTCTCACCATTTCCTCCAAGAGCCCTAACGCTTTGGCCCTGG CCCGCAGGTTACAGAGAGCCAAGAAGGACATGCAGCGCTCCACCCAGAAGGAGTTCTGGAGTCCACGCTGTCGCCGTGCCAACCCCACTGCCCAGCACTCGTCTGATGAGCTCTTGGcaagctcctcctcctctccatgcCCCTCCCCTTCCCTTTCCCCATGCCCCTCCCCTAGGCCCAGCATCTCACAGGCTCCCTTCAAGACCAAACTGCAGCTGGTGGACCTGGCAGGGAGTGAGTGTGTTG GTATGTCTGGAGTTTCAGGTGCAGCTCTGTGGGAGGTGTCCTGTATAAACCgcagtctctctgctctggctgACGTCCTGGGAGCTTTGGCTGAACAGAGACCACATGTCCCGTACAGAAACACCAAACTTACTCATCTGCTGCAGGATGCCATAG GGGGCGATGCCAAGCTGCTGTTGATGCTATGCGTGTCCCCCACGCAGAGATACATCACAGAGTCTCTGCAGTCTCTGGGTTTAGGCTCGCGGGCCCGTCAGGTCCAGAAAGAGCCACGAAGGAAGAGCAACACCCTCAAAGTTTAG